From the genome of Winogradskyella forsetii, one region includes:
- a CDS encoding vWA domain-containing protein: protein MKNLVLILALVLSSWQIQAQEKTISGIVTTADDALPLPGVNIFIKGNSKGTQTDFDGKYSLQANSGDILVFSYIGYITTEVEIGSVSTIDVVLETDSNSLDEVVVTGYAVTKKRAFTGAVSVVSVEYEQTSKSQLKNQARKRVHNKISNQLAGQVSGIKIKGTTKSNISNVLYIVDGIPVQKSYNTLIEQLDPDTIDSVNVYKSSEAINTFGNSAKDGCIVITTKKGNYRIQNDEDYANITENNFESTAMSPLSTFSIDVDKAGYSNVRRMINNGETIPPDAVKLEEMVNYFNYKYPQPTDQHPFSINTEVVETPWHKDTQLVRIGLQGKSYENDQLPASNLTFLIDVSGSMGSQNKLPLLKSAFKLLVNQLREKDNVSIVVYAGAAGVVLEPTSGNEKETILAALDHLNSGGSTAGGEGIKLAYKLAENNFKKNGNNRVILATDGDFNVGASSDKAMQTLIEEKRKSGVFLSVLGFGYGNYKDSKLETLADKGNGNHAYIDNMQEAQKVFGKEFGGTLFTIAKDVKIQVEFNPKKVQAYRLIGYENRLLADEDFIDDTKDAGELGSGHTVTALYEVIPVGIKSDYLNAIPDLKYTQSEVSSNYEDELFTVKFRYKKPNEDTSIEMVHIQNTELTDASEDMNFASAVALFGMQLRNSKYFNNASTSKVIELAESGRGADTDGYRAEFMRLVKSYDSLK, encoded by the coding sequence ATGAAAAATCTAGTACTTATTTTAGCTCTTGTGTTGTCGTCATGGCAGATACAAGCCCAAGAAAAAACAATCTCAGGAATTGTAACGACAGCGGATGACGCCTTGCCATTGCCAGGCGTAAATATTTTTATCAAAGGCAACTCTAAAGGAACTCAAACGGATTTTGATGGTAAATACAGCCTTCAAGCAAATTCGGGAGATATTCTCGTTTTTAGTTATATAGGTTACATAACCACAGAAGTTGAAATTGGAAGCGTTTCAACCATTGATGTGGTTTTGGAAACTGATAGCAATAGTCTGGATGAAGTAGTGGTTACCGGATATGCTGTTACAAAAAAAAGAGCTTTTACAGGTGCAGTTTCTGTGGTCAGTGTGGAATACGAGCAAACCAGTAAATCACAATTAAAAAACCAAGCGCGGAAACGAGTCCACAATAAAATTTCCAATCAACTTGCTGGTCAAGTTTCTGGTATTAAAATTAAAGGCACTACCAAATCTAACATTTCAAACGTATTATATATTGTAGATGGAATCCCAGTTCAGAAAAGTTATAATACTTTAATAGAGCAATTAGATCCTGATACTATTGATAGTGTCAATGTTTACAAGTCTTCTGAAGCCATTAACACATTTGGAAACTCAGCAAAAGACGGTTGTATTGTGATTACCACTAAAAAAGGAAATTATCGTATTCAGAATGATGAGGATTATGCAAACATTACTGAAAATAATTTTGAAAGCACAGCGATGTCGCCTTTATCAACCTTCTCAATTGACGTAGATAAAGCAGGGTATTCAAATGTAAGACGCATGATTAACAATGGAGAAACCATTCCACCAGATGCTGTAAAACTTGAAGAAATGGTAAATTATTTCAACTATAAGTATCCACAACCTACCGACCAGCATCCTTTTTCCATTAATACCGAAGTGGTTGAAACACCATGGCACAAAGACACGCAGTTGGTGAGAATTGGGCTGCAAGGCAAAAGCTATGAAAATGATCAGTTGCCAGCATCTAACTTAACGTTCTTAATTGATGTGTCGGGCTCTATGGGTTCGCAAAATAAATTGCCGTTGTTAAAAAGTGCTTTTAAACTGTTGGTAAATCAATTAAGAGAAAAAGACAATGTCTCTATTGTGGTGTATGCTGGAGCAGCAGGCGTGGTTTTAGAACCAACCTCTGGAAACGAAAAAGAAACCATTTTGGCAGCTTTGGATCATTTGAATTCCGGCGGTTCTACAGCTGGAGGTGAAGGTATTAAATTGGCTTACAAATTAGCAGAAAACAACTTTAAAAAGAATGGGAATAATCGTGTCATTTTGGCCACAGATGGCGATTTTAATGTTGGCGCTTCGAGTGATAAAGCGATGCAAACCTTAATTGAGGAAAAACGCAAATCTGGCGTGTTTTTATCGGTTTTAGGGTTCGGCTATGGGAACTATAAAGATTCAAAATTAGAAACCCTGGCCGATAAGGGCAATGGCAACCATGCCTATATTGATAATATGCAAGAAGCACAAAAGGTATTTGGAAAGGAGTTTGGCGGTACACTTTTTACGATTGCCAAAGATGTAAAGATTCAAGTAGAATTCAATCCTAAAAAAGTGCAAGCGTATCGCTTAATAGGCTATGAAAACAGATTACTAGCCGATGAAGATTTTATAGATGACACCAAAGATGCGGGCGAATTGGGTAGTGGACATACGGTTACGGCATTGTATGAAGTCATTCCGGTTGGTATAAAAAGTGACTATCTTAACGCCATACCAGATTTAAAATATACCCAATCAGAAGTGTCCTCAAATTACGAAGATGAATTGTTCACGGTAAAATTTAGATATAAAAAGCCGAATGAAGATACCAGTATTGAAATGGTTCATATTCAAAATACAGAATTAACAGATGCTTCTGAGGATATGAATTTCGCATCAGCTGTGGCACTATTCGGTATGCAATTACGAAACTCAAAATATTTCAACAACGCCTCAACTTCTAAAGTGATTGAATTGGCCGAAAGTGGAAGAGGAGCTGATACAGATGGTTATAGAGCTGAATTTATGAGGTTGGTGAAATCTTATGATAGTTTGAAGTAA